One genomic region from Cellulomonas hominis encodes:
- a CDS encoding transketolase family protein, with translation MTATTEQVPLHDCRDAWVETLVELAEGDDRIVAVVNDSVGSSKLAPFQQRFGDRLINVGIAEQDMVGVGAGLANGGKIPFVSAAACFLTARAMEQIKVDAAYSQHHVVLVGQSPGMAYGELGPTHHSIEDLAWLRTIPGLTVIVPADPEETRQALRWAAGHDGPVFVRVSRMGVPDVNPPGYRFVPGRATTLRQGADVTIAATGTVVSRALEAAEVLAAEGVDARVLAVPTIKPLDEEALVAAARETAGIVTVEEALVSGLGGAVAELLARRSPARMRMVGVDDAFAPTGSVEWLLDHFGISAAGVAAAARELLG, from the coding sequence GTGACCGCCACGACGGAGCAGGTGCCCCTGCACGACTGCCGCGACGCCTGGGTCGAGACCCTGGTCGAGCTCGCCGAGGGCGACGACCGCATCGTCGCCGTCGTCAACGACTCGGTCGGGTCCAGCAAGCTCGCCCCGTTCCAGCAGCGGTTCGGCGACCGGCTGATCAACGTCGGCATCGCCGAGCAGGACATGGTGGGCGTCGGCGCGGGCCTGGCGAACGGCGGCAAGATCCCGTTCGTCTCCGCGGCGGCGTGCTTCCTCACCGCGCGGGCCATGGAGCAGATCAAGGTCGACGCGGCCTACTCCCAGCACCACGTGGTCCTCGTCGGGCAGAGCCCCGGCATGGCCTACGGCGAGCTCGGCCCGACGCACCACTCGATCGAGGACCTCGCCTGGCTGCGCACCATCCCGGGACTGACGGTGATCGTGCCGGCCGACCCCGAGGAGACCCGGCAGGCGCTGCGCTGGGCCGCGGGCCACGACGGCCCGGTGTTCGTGCGGGTGTCCCGGATGGGCGTGCCGGACGTGAACCCGCCCGGGTACCGGTTCGTGCCGGGCCGCGCCACGACGCTGCGCCAGGGCGCGGACGTGACGATCGCCGCCACCGGGACGGTCGTGTCCCGGGCGCTCGAGGCCGCCGAGGTGCTCGCGGCCGAGGGCGTCGACGCCCGCGTGCTGGCCGTGCCGACCATCAAGCCGCTCGACGAGGAGGCGCTGGTCGCCGCCGCACGCGAGACGGCCGGCATCGTCACCGTCGAGGAGGCCCTGGTCAGCGGGCTGGGCGGCGCGGTCGCCGAGCTGCTGGCCCGCCGGTCGCCCGCCCGGATGCGGATGGTCGGGGTCGACGACGCGTTCGCGCCGACGGGCTCGGTGGAGTGGCTGCTCGACCACTTCGGGATCAGCGCGGCCGGCGTCGCCGCGGCGGCGCGCGAGCTGCTGGGCTGA
- a CDS encoding sugar isomerase domain-containing protein: protein MSDAVAAYGTLVARHLERVTAANAAAVREAAGIVVDVARAGRVLHAAGAGHSLAGVLEMFFRAGGLPFVNPLWHPDVLPLNGAARSTEAERRSGLGAGVAREAGIRAGDAVVVFSSSGINPYPVEIAEHALEAGARVIAVTSRPASAAAPLRAGVRLADLADVVLDTLVPPGDVTWPAAHPVSAPLSSVTNALCWNLVLVAALDAAPDLPTWRSANTTAPADHNERLQAHYRRLVPAI, encoded by the coding sequence GTGTCTGACGCCGTCGCCGCCTACGGGACGCTCGTCGCGCGGCACCTCGAGCGCGTCACCGCCGCCAACGCGGCGGCCGTGCGGGAGGCGGCCGGGATCGTCGTGGACGTCGCCCGCGCCGGCCGCGTGCTGCACGCCGCCGGCGCCGGGCACTCGCTCGCCGGGGTGCTGGAGATGTTCTTCCGGGCCGGCGGCCTGCCGTTCGTCAACCCGCTGTGGCACCCCGACGTGCTGCCGCTGAACGGCGCCGCCCGGTCCACGGAGGCCGAGCGGCGGTCCGGCCTCGGCGCCGGCGTCGCGCGGGAGGCGGGGATCCGGGCCGGGGACGCGGTCGTGGTGTTCTCGAGCTCCGGCATCAACCCGTACCCGGTCGAGATCGCGGAGCACGCGCTCGAAGCCGGCGCCCGCGTGATCGCGGTGACGTCGCGTCCGGCGTCCGCCGCGGCCCCCCTGCGGGCCGGCGTCCGGCTCGCCGACCTGGCGGACGTCGTGCTGGACACCCTGGTGCCGCCCGGCGACGTCACCTGGCCCGCCGCCCACCCGGTGTCCGCACCCCTGTCGTCGGTCACCAACGCGCTGTGCTGGAACCTCGTCCTGGTCGCCGCGCTCGACGCCGCACCCGACCTCCCGACGTGGCGCAGCGCCAACACCACCGCGCCCGCCGACCACAACGAGCGGCTCCAGGCGCACTACCGCCGGCTGGTGCCCGCGATCTGA
- a CDS encoding ABC transporter permease — translation MATTTTQTGGPTRLAVPQTKRGIGEFLLDQRAFVALIVLIIVFSLLSDAFLTPTNLITMTKHVAYNAILALGMLLVIVTGGIDLSIGSIVGLSGIVSGVLLQGWELSIFDTTAYPAVWVVIIVALAVGGLVGSLNGLLITRFNVAPFIATLGTLYIARGAALLISNGSTFPRLQGDPELGNTGFSFLGVARPLGIPTAIWIMVIFAVAIWVLVTRTPFGRHLYATGGNERAAQLAGVPVRSVKMRVYIISGVCAAMAGLIIASELTSAAPQTGNTFELNAIAAVVIGGASLAGGRGTVKGALIGAFVIGFLSDGLVMVGVSTFWQTVIKGLVIVLAVMLDQGQQRLKNARAAAVAAQSVKRDLAAAHTGTR, via the coding sequence ATGGCGACGACGACGACGCAGACGGGCGGGCCGACGAGGCTGGCCGTCCCCCAGACCAAGCGCGGCATCGGCGAGTTCCTGCTCGACCAGCGCGCGTTCGTGGCGCTGATCGTCCTGATCATCGTCTTCTCGCTGCTGTCGGACGCGTTCCTGACACCGACGAACCTCATCACGATGACCAAGCACGTGGCCTACAACGCGATCCTCGCGCTGGGCATGCTGCTCGTCATCGTGACCGGCGGCATCGACCTGTCCATCGGCTCGATCGTCGGGCTCTCCGGCATCGTCTCGGGCGTGCTCCTGCAAGGCTGGGAGCTGTCGATCTTCGACACCACCGCCTACCCGGCCGTGTGGGTCGTCATCATCGTGGCGCTCGCCGTCGGCGGCCTGGTGGGGTCGCTGAACGGGTTGCTCATCACGAGATTCAACGTCGCACCCTTCATCGCGACGCTGGGCACGTTGTACATCGCCCGCGGCGCCGCGCTGCTCATCTCGAACGGCTCGACGTTCCCGCGGCTGCAGGGCGACCCGGAGCTCGGCAACACCGGCTTCTCGTTCCTGGGCGTGGCCCGGCCGCTGGGCATCCCGACCGCGATCTGGATCATGGTGATCTTCGCCGTGGCCATCTGGGTGCTGGTCACGCGGACGCCGTTCGGCCGGCACCTGTACGCCACCGGTGGCAACGAGCGGGCCGCGCAGCTCGCGGGCGTCCCGGTGCGGTCCGTGAAGATGCGGGTCTACATCATCTCCGGCGTCTGCGCCGCGATGGCCGGCCTGATCATCGCGTCCGAGCTGACCTCGGCCGCGCCGCAGACCGGCAACACCTTCGAGCTCAACGCCATCGCCGCGGTGGTGATCGGCGGCGCCTCGCTCGCCGGTGGCCGCGGCACCGTCAAGGGCGCCCTGATCGGCGCCTTCGTCATCGGCTTCCTCTCCGACGGCCTGGTCATGGTGGGCGTGTCCACCTTCTGGCAGACGGTGATCAAGGGTCTGGTCATCGTCCTCGCCGTGATGCTCGACCAGGGTCAGCAGAGGTTGAAGAACGCCCGTGCGGCCGCCGTCGCCGCGCAGAGCGTCAAGCGCGACCTGGCGGCAGCCCACACCGGGACCCGCTGA
- a CDS encoding sugar ABC transporter ATP-binding protein, with protein sequence MTEAPALPDVVLRATGVAKVYGGTHALRGVDFEVRRGHVTALLGENGAGKSTLMKILAGVEKPTTGTIELDGAPVEFASPADAVAHGVAIIHQELNLCPNLSISDNIFIGRERVKGAFVDFPAQRAAARELLEHLEEPLDPTTLVGDLRLGQQQLVEIARALAEDTRVLIIDEPTSALSAAEVHVLFRVIRELTARGVSIIYISHHLDECLEIADTAVVLRDGALVAQAPMADVDLGWIVSQMVGREEGALFAPMAHDPGAPLLEIDDLIVSDPDAPERLAVRGVSLTVHAGEVVGVYGLMGAGRTELLEALAGRNPVLGGRVTLDGEDLTHATVGDRIDAGLVLVPEDRQRDGLVQALSVGRNMALAAVDRFVRGPFVRGRDERGAVEDVSRLVRVKTAGQDAPIGSLSGGNQQKVVIGRALMTKPKLLVLDEPTRGIDVGAKADIFALMADEARKGIGVLFATSEVGEVLHACDRILVMARGRIAAELDPRTTDREQLMAASDVTVPDDAAGATARTDPDAPTLPEAPTTTTEDE encoded by the coding sequence GTGACCGAGGCGCCGGCGCTCCCGGACGTCGTGCTGCGGGCCACGGGCGTCGCGAAGGTCTACGGCGGCACGCACGCGCTGCGCGGCGTCGACTTCGAGGTCCGGCGCGGCCACGTCACCGCGCTGCTCGGCGAGAACGGCGCGGGCAAGTCCACGCTGATGAAGATCCTGGCGGGCGTCGAGAAGCCCACCACCGGGACCATCGAGCTGGACGGCGCACCCGTGGAGTTCGCCTCCCCGGCGGACGCCGTGGCGCACGGGGTCGCGATCATCCACCAGGAGCTGAACCTCTGCCCCAACCTGTCGATCTCGGACAACATCTTCATCGGCCGGGAGCGGGTCAAGGGCGCGTTCGTCGACTTCCCCGCGCAGCGGGCGGCGGCCCGGGAGCTGCTCGAGCACCTCGAGGAGCCGCTGGACCCGACCACCCTCGTCGGCGACCTGCGCCTCGGCCAGCAGCAGCTCGTGGAGATCGCCCGGGCGCTGGCGGAGGACACCCGGGTGCTCATCATCGACGAGCCGACGTCCGCGCTGTCCGCGGCCGAGGTCCACGTGCTGTTCCGGGTGATCCGGGAGCTCACGGCGCGCGGGGTGTCGATCATCTACATCTCGCACCACCTGGACGAGTGCCTGGAGATCGCGGACACCGCGGTCGTGCTGCGCGACGGCGCCCTGGTCGCCCAGGCGCCGATGGCGGACGTCGACCTCGGCTGGATCGTCTCGCAGATGGTCGGCCGCGAGGAGGGCGCCCTGTTCGCCCCGATGGCCCACGACCCGGGCGCCCCGCTGCTCGAGATCGACGACCTCATCGTGTCGGACCCCGACGCCCCGGAGCGGCTGGCCGTGCGCGGCGTGAGCCTCACGGTGCACGCGGGCGAGGTCGTCGGCGTCTACGGGCTGATGGGCGCCGGCCGCACCGAGCTGCTCGAGGCGCTCGCCGGGCGCAACCCGGTGCTCGGCGGCCGGGTGACGCTCGACGGCGAGGACCTCACGCACGCGACCGTCGGCGACCGGATCGACGCCGGCCTGGTGCTGGTGCCCGAGGACCGGCAGCGCGACGGGCTGGTCCAGGCGCTGAGCGTCGGCCGGAACATGGCGCTCGCGGCGGTCGACCGGTTCGTGCGCGGGCCGTTCGTGCGCGGCCGGGACGAGCGGGGCGCGGTCGAGGACGTGTCCCGGCTGGTCCGCGTGAAGACCGCCGGCCAGGACGCCCCGATCGGCTCCCTGTCGGGCGGCAACCAGCAGAAGGTCGTCATCGGCCGGGCGCTGATGACGAAGCCGAAGCTGCTCGTGCTCGACGAGCCCACCCGCGGCATCGACGTCGGCGCGAAGGCGGACATCTTCGCGCTGATGGCCGACGAGGCCCGCAAGGGCATCGGCGTGCTGTTCGCGACCAGCGAGGTCGGGGAGGTGCTGCACGCCTGCGACCGGATCCTCGTCATGGCCCGCGGCCGCATCGCCGCCGAGCTCGACCCCCGCACGACCGACCGGGAGCAGCTCATGGCCGCGTCCGACGTGACCGTGCCCGACGACGCAGCGGGCGCGACAGCCCGCACCGACCCCGACGCGCCGACCCTGCCCGAGGCGCCCACGACCACGACCGAGGACGAGTGA
- a CDS encoding Rv0909 family putative TA system antitoxin encodes MGLDDMKEKASDAGIEKAGDAAEQKAGGKGADQIDKAEKTADEKIGE; translated from the coding sequence ATGGGCCTGGACGACATGAAGGAGAAGGCCAGCGACGCGGGCATCGAGAAGGCCGGCGACGCCGCGGAGCAGAAGGCCGGCGGCAAGGGCGCCGACCAGATCGACAAGGCCGAGAAGACCGCCGACGAGAAGATCGGCGAGTAG
- a CDS encoding sugar-binding transcriptional regulator yields MAQAPAVVRAGADGRLRLATKVARMYHEGAMTQAEIAQRLHVSQSRISRLLTYAARVGVVRTTVLPPQGVYPELEDALQQAYGLGEAVVVDVGGDVAEVTPALGAAAGAYLEATLTGGDTVGISSWSASLLAAVESMRPFREPVVDTVVQIVGGVGDPGVQVQATRLVGSFAALTGARPVFMPTPGLLGSAEARAALFADTTVAGVVDLWPRVTLALVGIGSLDPSPLLARSGNAMSAADRRRLLDAGAVGDICLRFFDAAGRPVPADLDARVMGVDAAALRAIPRRLAVAGGHEKHAAIRAALRGGWLTVLVTDVETATSLVQHRAP; encoded by the coding sequence GTGGCGCAGGCTCCGGCGGTCGTGCGGGCCGGTGCGGACGGCCGGCTGCGGCTGGCGACCAAGGTCGCGCGGATGTACCACGAGGGCGCGATGACCCAGGCGGAGATCGCGCAGCGGCTGCACGTCTCGCAGTCCCGCATCTCCCGGCTGCTCACCTACGCCGCCCGGGTCGGGGTCGTGCGGACCACCGTCCTGCCGCCGCAGGGCGTGTACCCCGAGCTCGAGGACGCGCTCCAGCAGGCCTACGGGCTCGGGGAGGCCGTGGTCGTGGACGTCGGCGGCGACGTCGCCGAGGTCACCCCGGCGCTCGGCGCGGCTGCGGGCGCGTACCTCGAGGCGACGCTCACCGGCGGGGACACCGTCGGGATCTCGTCCTGGTCCGCCTCCCTGCTCGCGGCCGTCGAGTCGATGCGGCCGTTCCGCGAGCCGGTGGTCGACACGGTCGTGCAGATCGTCGGCGGCGTCGGCGACCCCGGCGTGCAGGTCCAGGCCACGCGTCTGGTCGGGTCGTTCGCCGCGCTGACCGGCGCGAGGCCCGTGTTCATGCCGACGCCCGGCCTGCTCGGCAGCGCCGAGGCCCGCGCCGCGCTGTTCGCCGACACCACCGTCGCCGGGGTGGTCGACCTCTGGCCGCGCGTGACCCTGGCCCTCGTCGGCATCGGCTCGCTCGACCCGTCCCCGCTGCTCGCCCGGTCCGGCAACGCGATGTCCGCCGCGGACCGGCGGCGGCTGCTCGACGCCGGGGCGGTCGGGGACATCTGCCTGCGGTTCTTCGACGCCGCCGGGCGGCCGGTCCCCGCCGACCTCGACGCCCGGGTGATGGGCGTGGACGCGGCGGCGCTGCGGGCGATCCCGCGCCGGCTGGCCGTGGCGGGCGGGCACGAGAAGCACGCGGCGATCCGGGCGGCCCTGCGCGGCGGGTGGCTGACGGTCCTGGTCACGGACGTCGAGACGGCGACGTCCCTGGTCCAGCACCGCGCCCCCTGA
- a CDS encoding PTS sugar transporter subunit IIB — translation MTERPNPLNVLAVCGLGMGTSLILRMTCETVFTRLGIPARVDNTDLSTAKSQTPDVLVGQGMHMHDLEGVATVNVVVDDFIDDAALEARLRPALEEAGWL, via the coding sequence GTGACCGAGCGCCCGAACCCGCTGAACGTCCTGGCCGTGTGCGGCCTGGGCATGGGCACCAGCCTGATCCTGCGGATGACCTGCGAGACGGTGTTCACCCGCCTCGGCATCCCCGCCCGGGTCGACAACACCGACCTGTCCACCGCGAAGTCGCAGACCCCCGACGTCCTCGTCGGGCAGGGCATGCACATGCACGACCTCGAGGGCGTCGCCACGGTCAACGTGGTGGTCGACGACTTCATCGACGACGCGGCCCTCGAGGCGAGGCTGCGCCCGGCGCTGGAGGAGGCGGGATGGCTGTGA
- a CDS encoding GntR family transcriptional regulator: MTALTRDVVGSPPPSVAKYAWLKAVLVDHIDRRLAPGDPVPSERELADGLDVSRMTARRALSELVAEGRIKRVPGRGSFVNEPTIRLPIQLTSFTNDMQQRGYTSGARTLDSGVVHADDWLSSNLDVPRGHPVLRIVRLRTADNQPVAIERVHLNADVVPGLEHVDLTNRSLYSVLADRYSIVFDGGRQSITARLVDPDDAGHLDLAAGSAVLHLVRTSTWRGRLVEYTVSAYRGDRYELSSAL, from the coding sequence GTGACCGCTCTGACCCGCGACGTCGTGGGGTCGCCGCCGCCGTCGGTGGCGAAGTACGCGTGGCTCAAGGCCGTGCTCGTCGACCACATCGACCGGCGCCTCGCGCCCGGCGACCCGGTGCCCTCCGAGCGCGAGCTCGCCGACGGCCTGGACGTCTCCCGGATGACCGCCCGCCGCGCCCTGTCCGAGCTCGTCGCCGAGGGCCGGATCAAGCGGGTGCCCGGCCGCGGGTCGTTCGTCAACGAGCCGACCATCCGGCTGCCCATCCAGCTCACGTCGTTCACCAACGACATGCAGCAGCGCGGCTACACCTCCGGGGCGCGCACGCTCGACAGCGGGGTCGTCCACGCCGACGACTGGCTGAGCAGCAACCTCGACGTCCCGCGCGGGCACCCCGTGCTGCGGATCGTCCGGCTGCGCACCGCCGACAACCAGCCGGTCGCCATCGAGCGGGTGCACCTCAACGCCGACGTCGTGCCCGGGCTCGAGCACGTCGACCTGACGAACCGGTCGCTGTACTCGGTGCTGGCGGACCGGTACAGCATCGTGTTCGACGGCGGGCGGCAGTCCATCACCGCGCGGCTCGTGGACCCCGACGACGCCGGGCACCTCGACCTCGCGGCCGGGTCGGCGGTGCTGCACCTGGTGCGGACGTCCACCTGGCGCGGGCGGCTGGTCGAGTACACGGTCTCGGCGTACCGCGGCGACCGGTACGAGCTGAGCAGCGCGCTCTGA
- a CDS encoding phage holin family protein, with amino-acid sequence MVIFLIRVAIFLGSAALGLWVTSLLVEDVHLSTSGFLLAVAVFTVAQAVLTPFIASMARKYASAFLGGVGLVSTFVALLVASAVSGGIEITGGVATWIAAVVLVWLITALATWLLPMAFLRKRLQQRNGATPA; translated from the coding sequence ATGGTGATCTTCCTGATCCGCGTGGCCATCTTCCTCGGCTCGGCCGCCCTCGGGCTGTGGGTGACCTCGCTGCTCGTGGAGGACGTGCACCTCAGCACCAGCGGCTTCCTGCTCGCGGTCGCGGTCTTCACCGTGGCGCAGGCGGTCCTCACGCCGTTCATCGCGTCGATGGCCCGCAAGTACGCCAGCGCGTTCCTCGGCGGGGTGGGGCTGGTCTCCACGTTCGTCGCGCTGCTCGTGGCGTCGGCGGTGTCCGGCGGCATCGAGATCACCGGCGGGGTCGCGACGTGGATCGCGGCGGTCGTCCTCGTGTGGCTGATCACGGCGCTCGCGACGTGGCTGCTGCCGATGGCGTTCCTGCGCAAGCGGCTGCAGCAGCGGAACGGCGCGACGCCGGCCTGA
- a CDS encoding sugar phosphate isomerase/epimerase family protein translates to MSSSLPEFGAGLWHFASYVDRYATDGYAPPVTTLEQIERAGSVGDLSYVDVPYPFTEGVTVEDVKAALEAQGLQAIGVTPEIYMRKYAKGAFTNPDAAVRADLLAFLDEAADVVRALGAKYLKVWPGQDGWDYPFQVSHAQQWELAVSGMRELAQANPDVKMVIEYKPREPRQKMFWDSAAKTALGIKAMGVDNVGVLLDFGHALFGGESPAAAAQLLIDHGLLWAMDVNDNLRGWDDDMVVGTVHPVEVFEFFYTLKVNNWQGVWQLDQFPFREDTVEAARLSIRFLKAIHRALDELDIDALRAAQERQDAMGAQKLVQDVLFSSMRS, encoded by the coding sequence ATGTCGAGTTCGCTTCCCGAGTTCGGCGCCGGCCTGTGGCACTTCGCCTCGTACGTCGACCGCTACGCCACCGACGGGTACGCCCCGCCGGTGACGACGCTGGAGCAGATCGAGCGCGCGGGGTCGGTGGGCGACCTGTCCTACGTGGACGTGCCGTACCCGTTCACCGAGGGCGTCACCGTCGAGGACGTCAAGGCCGCGCTCGAGGCCCAGGGCCTCCAGGCCATCGGGGTCACCCCCGAGATCTACATGCGCAAGTACGCCAAGGGCGCGTTCACGAACCCCGACGCCGCCGTGCGCGCGGACCTGCTGGCCTTCCTCGACGAGGCCGCCGACGTCGTGCGGGCCCTGGGCGCGAAGTACCTCAAGGTGTGGCCCGGCCAGGACGGCTGGGACTACCCGTTCCAGGTCTCGCACGCCCAGCAGTGGGAGCTGGCGGTCTCGGGGATGCGCGAGCTCGCGCAGGCCAACCCCGACGTGAAGATGGTCATCGAGTACAAGCCGCGCGAGCCGCGCCAGAAGATGTTCTGGGACTCCGCCGCGAAGACCGCCCTGGGCATCAAGGCCATGGGCGTGGACAACGTCGGCGTGCTGCTCGACTTCGGGCACGCGCTGTTCGGCGGGGAGTCGCCGGCCGCGGCCGCCCAGCTCCTGATCGACCACGGCCTGCTGTGGGCCATGGACGTCAACGACAACCTCCGGGGCTGGGACGACGACATGGTCGTCGGCACCGTCCACCCCGTCGAGGTCTTCGAGTTCTTCTACACGCTCAAGGTCAACAACTGGCAGGGCGTGTGGCAGCTGGACCAGTTCCCGTTCCGGGAGGACACCGTCGAGGCCGCCAGGCTCTCGATCCGGTTCCTCAAGGCGATCCACCGGGCGCTGGACGAGCTGGACATCGACGCCCTGCGCGCGGCGCAGGAGCGGCAGGACGCGATGGGCGCGCAGAAGCTCGTCCAGGACGTCCTGTTCAGCAGCATGAGGAGCTGA
- a CDS encoding PTS sugar transporter subunit IIA, translating to MAVSSARGAGTARTAARSVASVADWAAGVQAAGDLLVDLGVAGPEYVAACIASVRERGPYIVLAPGLALAHARPEEGATGVGVSVVRLGEPVAFGHPANDPVDLVFAFATVDPGAHLDMLRALAGALAGGLADALRAAESPERLGGLLAEAVSGV from the coding sequence ATGGCTGTGAGCAGCGCCCGCGGCGCCGGCACCGCCCGCACCGCCGCCCGGAGCGTCGCGTCCGTCGCCGACTGGGCGGCCGGGGTCCAGGCGGCGGGCGACCTGCTCGTCGACCTCGGCGTCGCCGGCCCGGAGTACGTCGCGGCCTGCATCGCCTCGGTCCGCGAGCGCGGCCCGTACATCGTGCTCGCGCCCGGGCTGGCCCTGGCGCACGCGCGGCCCGAGGAGGGCGCCACCGGCGTGGGCGTGTCCGTCGTCCGCCTCGGCGAGCCCGTCGCGTTCGGCCACCCGGCGAACGACCCGGTCGACCTCGTGTTCGCGTTCGCGACCGTCGACCCGGGCGCGCACCTGGACATGCTCCGGGCGCTCGCCGGGGCGCTGGCCGGCGGGCTGGCCGACGCGCTGCGGGCCGCGGAGTCCCCCGAGCGGCTCGGGGGACTCCTGGCGGAGGCGGTGTCCGGTGTCTGA
- a CDS encoding transketolase, which yields MTVEEDLVPEVGAVPTETLRVFGRTAPGASREEVVAHLSAAARAVRARDIQMVRAAGLGHIGGEFSVIDVLVTLYLHAMDVSPDRLDDPDRDRFILSKGHAAAALYTTLATAGFLPPEQLGTFMQPLSQLNGHPARTKIDAVEASTGPLGHGLPIAVGTAFAGKLDGSDRRTFVVVGDGELQEGSNWEALMTAGNHRLEHLCVIVDRNRLQQGAKVEDTNDLEPLADKLRAFGLEVVEVDGHDHGALVDVFAAVPAASGKPTAVIAHTHKGHPISFMSDNVAWHHKVPSQDQVAQALSELEEQ from the coding sequence ATGACCGTGGAAGAAGACCTGGTGCCGGAGGTCGGCGCCGTGCCCACCGAGACGCTGCGCGTCTTCGGCCGGACCGCCCCCGGCGCGTCCCGCGAGGAGGTCGTCGCGCACCTGAGCGCCGCCGCCCGCGCCGTGCGGGCCCGGGACATCCAGATGGTCCGGGCCGCGGGGCTGGGGCACATCGGCGGCGAGTTCTCCGTCATCGACGTGCTGGTGACGCTGTACCTGCACGCGATGGACGTCTCGCCCGACCGGCTGGACGACCCCGACCGGGACCGGTTCATCCTGTCGAAGGGCCACGCGGCTGCGGCGCTCTACACGACGCTCGCGACCGCCGGGTTCCTGCCGCCGGAGCAGCTCGGCACGTTCATGCAGCCGCTCTCGCAGCTCAACGGGCACCCGGCGCGGACCAAGATCGACGCGGTCGAGGCGTCCACCGGCCCGCTCGGGCACGGCCTGCCGATCGCGGTCGGCACGGCGTTCGCCGGCAAGCTCGACGGCTCCGACCGGCGCACCTTCGTGGTCGTCGGCGACGGCGAGCTGCAGGAGGGCTCCAACTGGGAGGCCCTCATGACGGCCGGCAACCACCGCCTCGAGCACCTGTGCGTGATCGTCGACCGGAACCGCCTGCAGCAGGGCGCCAAGGTCGAGGACACCAACGACCTGGAGCCGCTGGCGGACAAGCTGCGCGCGTTCGGCCTCGAGGTCGTCGAGGTCGACGGGCACGACCACGGCGCGCTGGTGGACGTGTTCGCCGCCGTGCCGGCCGCGTCCGGCAAGCCGACGGCCGTGATCGCGCACACCCACAAGGGCCACCCGATCTCGTTCATGTCCGACAACGTCGCCTGGCACCACAAGGTCCCCTCGCAGGACCAGGTGGCGCAGGCCCTCTCCGAGCTGGAGGAGCAGTGA
- a CDS encoding D-ribose ABC transporter substrate-binding protein, with protein MRRTLRNGAVLVAALSALLLSGCSSSNDGGSGSTGAATQETTEGGEAGGLIAVITPSHDNVFFKAEADAAVAKAEELGYEAQSDSHDDDPNKQSQLIDSAISNGAKAIILDNAGADVTIGAVQKATDAGIPVFLIDREINETGIAKAQIVSNNAQGAGLVGEAFVQALEGKGRYIELLGRETDTNAHVRSEAYHAVIDQYADMEMAAQETANWDQQEAFTKIETLLQKDPNIQGIIAGNDTMALGAVAAVDAAGLTGKVVVAGFDGSPDAAAAIKEGKLLATGLQPAVAISEMAVEQADAFIRTGDTGQPEKQSVDCVLIDASNVDKYTLFAIE; from the coding sequence ATGCGACGCACTCTCCGCAACGGCGCGGTGCTCGTTGCCGCGCTCTCCGCCCTGCTGCTCTCGGGCTGCTCCAGCTCCAACGACGGGGGCTCCGGGTCCACCGGGGCGGCCACGCAGGAGACCACCGAGGGCGGCGAGGCCGGCGGCCTGATCGCCGTCATCACCCCGTCCCACGACAACGTCTTCTTCAAGGCCGAGGCGGACGCCGCGGTCGCGAAGGCCGAGGAGCTCGGCTACGAGGCGCAGTCCGACTCGCACGACGACGACCCGAACAAGCAGAGCCAGCTCATCGACTCCGCGATCTCCAACGGGGCGAAGGCCATCATCCTGGACAACGCGGGTGCCGACGTGACGATCGGCGCGGTCCAGAAGGCCACGGACGCGGGCATCCCCGTGTTCCTCATCGACCGCGAGATCAACGAGACGGGCATCGCGAAGGCCCAGATCGTGTCGAACAACGCGCAGGGCGCCGGCCTGGTCGGCGAGGCGTTCGTGCAGGCGCTCGAGGGCAAGGGCCGGTACATCGAGCTGCTCGGCCGCGAGACGGACACCAACGCCCACGTGCGGTCCGAGGCCTACCACGCGGTGATCGACCAGTACGCGGACATGGAGATGGCCGCGCAGGAGACCGCCAACTGGGACCAGCAGGAGGCGTTCACCAAGATCGAGACGCTGCTGCAGAAGGACCCGAACATCCAGGGCATCATCGCGGGCAACGACACGATGGCGCTCGGCGCGGTCGCGGCGGTCGACGCCGCCGGCCTCACCGGCAAGGTGGTCGTCGCCGGATTCGACGGCAGCCCCGACGCGGCGGCCGCCATCAAGGAGGGCAAGCTGCTCGCCACCGGCCTGCAGCCGGCCGTGGCCATCTCGGAGATGGCCGTCGAGCAGGCGGACGCCTTCATCCGGACCGGCGACACCGGCCAGCCCGAGAAGCAGTCGGTGGACTGCGTGCTGATCGACGCGTCCAACGTCGACAAGTACACGCTGTTCGCCATCGAGTGA